A region from the Mycoplasmopsis phocirhinis genome encodes:
- a CDS encoding MG284/MPN403 family protein: protein MFQNLIQGFAIADGLTNLQRYNVVSQIAQLELGHAKAKRYAAINTIKKASRLSDDKKDSLFGYFSENMQRVLTCVSKLNKEMIIQLFISPNQDKKWWEALCSKTTFYKRRKEMVDEFIFYYFSNYDN from the coding sequence ATGTTTCAAAATTTAATTCAAGGTTTTGCTATTGCTGATGGTTTAACTAATTTACAGCGATACAATGTTGTATCTCAAATAGCACAATTAGAATTAGGACATGCAAAAGCAAAAAGATATGCTGCTATTAACACTATTAAAAAAGCTTCGCGATTGAGTGACGATAAAAAAGATTCACTGTTTGGTTATTTTAGTGAAAATATGCAAAGAGTATTAACTTGTGTTTCAAAATTAAATAAAGAAATGATAATTCAATTATTTATATCTCCCAATCAAGATAAAAAATGATGAGAAGCACTTTGCTCAAAAACCACTTTTTACAAACGTCGTAAAGAAATGGTAGATGAATTTATTTTTTACTATTTTTCAAATTACGATAACTAG